A genomic window from Phoenix dactylifera cultivar Barhee BC4 chromosome 7, palm_55x_up_171113_PBpolish2nd_filt_p, whole genome shotgun sequence includes:
- the LOC103713569 gene encoding uncharacterized protein LOC103713569, which produces MTLPEKPLLKPFLLLLSLSFLLLLLLPLLIPSHRRSSSPSAAAGGGAATPLLRIRPSYKSYDDYIKHQLNKTLNPRLRRVWATRDWDRKVLVFARFFSDLKSEGLLSNSSRALCIGARLGQEVAALRRVGVADSVGMDLVPAPPLVVAGDFHSQPFPNASFDFEFSNVFDHALYPDRFAAEIERTLRPGGVAVLHVALHRRGDKYSANDLFGVDGVVGLFKQSDLVRVSKVDGFGLDTEVVLRRKKSSSLA; this is translated from the exons ATGACTCTTCCCGAAAAGCCCCTCCTCAaacctttcctcctcctcctctcactctccttcctcctccttctcctcctccccctcctcatcCCTTCCCATCGCcgttcctcctccccctccgccgccgccggggGTGGCGCCGCCACTCCGCTCCTCCGAATCCGGCCGAGCTACAAATCCTACGACGACTACATCAAACACCAGCTCAACAAGACCCTCAACCCCCGCCTCCGCCGCGTCTGGGCCACCCGCGACTGGGACCGCAAAGTCCTCGTCTTCGCCCGCTTCTTCTCCGACTTGAAATCCGAAGGCCTCCTCTCGAACAGCTCCCGCGCCCTCTGCATCGGCGCCCGCCTCGGCCAGGAGGTCGCCGCCCTCCGCCGGGTCGGCGTTGCCGACTCCGTCGGCATGGACCTCGTCCCAGCCCCGCCTCTCGTCGTCGCCGGCGACTTCCACTCCCAGCCCTTTCCCAACGCCTCCTTCGACTTCGAGTTCTCCAACGTGTTCGACCACGCCCTCTACCCCGACCGCTTCGCCGCCGAGATCGAGCGCACCCTCCGCCCCGGCGGCGTCGCCGTCCTCCACGTCGCCCTCCACCGCCGCGGCGATAAGTACTCCGCCAACGACCTTTTCGGCGTCGACGGCGTCGTCGGCCTCTTCAAACAATCCGACCTCGTCCGGGTCTCCAAGGTCGATGGCTTCGGCCTCGACACCGAGGTCGTCCTCCGGAGGAAAAAAAG CTCTTCTTTGGCATAA